The following coding sequences lie in one Aquabacterium olei genomic window:
- the rpsL gene encoding 30S ribosomal protein S12 produces MPTINQLVRHGRQVEVTKSKSPAMQNCPQRRGVCTRVYTTTPKKPNSALRKVAKVRLTNGFEVISYIGGEGHNLQEHSVVLVRGGRVKDLPGVRYHIVRGSLDLQGVKDRKQSRSKYGAKRPKKA; encoded by the coding sequence ATGCCTACGATCAACCAGCTCGTGCGCCATGGCCGTCAGGTCGAGGTCACGAAGTCCAAGTCGCCTGCGATGCAGAACTGCCCGCAGCGCCGTGGTGTGTGCACCCGCGTGTACACCACGACCCCCAAGAAGCCGAACTCCGCTCTGCGTAAGGTTGCCAAGGTGCGCCTGACCAACGGTTTCGAGGTCATCTCGTACATCGGCGGTGAAGGCCACAACCTGCAAGAGCACTCGGTGGTGCTCGTGCGCGGCGGCCGTGTGAAGGACTTGCCCGGTGTGCGCTACCACATCGTGCGTGGTTCGCTTGACCTGCAAGGCGTCAAGGACCGCAAGCAGTCCCGCTCGAAGTACGGCGCCAAGCGTCCGAAGAAGGCCTGA
- the tuf gene encoding elongation factor Tu: MAKEKFERTKPHVNVGTIGHVDHGKTTLTAAITTVLSKKFGGQAKAYDQIDAAPEEKARGITINTAHVEYETANRHYAHVDCPGHADYVKNMITGAAQMDGAILVCSAADGPMPQTREHILLSRQVGVPYIIVFLNKADMVDDAELLELVEMEVRELLSKYDFPGDDTPIIKGSAKLALEGDTGELGEQAIMALADALDSYIPTPERAVDGTFLMPVEDVFSISGRGTVVTGRIERGVVKVGEEIEIVGIKATQKTTCTGVEMFRKLLDQGQAGDNVGILLRGTKREDVERGQVLCKPGSIKPHTHFTGEVYVLSKDEGGRHTPFFNNYRPQFYFRTTDVTGSIELPADKEMVMPGDNVSITVKLIAPIAMEEGLRFAIREGGRTVGAGVVAKIIE, encoded by the coding sequence ATGGCAAAGGAAAAGTTCGAACGGACCAAGCCGCACGTGAACGTGGGCACCATTGGTCACGTTGACCACGGCAAGACCACGCTGACGGCTGCCATCACGACCGTTCTGTCGAAGAAGTTCGGCGGTCAGGCCAAGGCCTATGACCAGATCGACGCCGCTCCGGAAGAAAAGGCACGTGGCATCACGATCAACACCGCGCACGTCGAGTACGAAACGGCCAACCGCCACTACGCTCACGTGGACTGCCCGGGTCACGCCGACTACGTCAAGAACATGATCACGGGTGCCGCCCAGATGGACGGCGCGATCCTGGTGTGCTCGGCCGCTGACGGCCCGATGCCCCAGACCCGTGAACACATCCTGCTGTCGCGCCAGGTGGGCGTGCCGTACATCATCGTCTTCCTGAACAAGGCTGACATGGTGGACGACGCCGAACTGCTGGAGCTGGTCGAAATGGAAGTGCGCGAGCTGCTGTCCAAGTACGACTTCCCCGGCGACGACACCCCGATCATCAAGGGTTCGGCCAAGCTGGCCCTGGAAGGCGACACCGGCGAGCTGGGCGAGCAGGCCATCATGGCCCTGGCCGACGCGCTGGACAGCTACATCCCGACGCCTGAGCGCGCCGTGGACGGCACCTTCCTGATGCCTGTGGAAGACGTGTTCTCGATCTCGGGTCGCGGCACCGTGGTGACCGGCCGTATCGAGCGCGGCGTGGTCAAGGTCGGCGAAGAAATCGAAATCGTCGGCATCAAGGCCACCCAGAAGACCACCTGCACGGGCGTGGAAATGTTCCGCAAGCTGCTGGACCAGGGTCAGGCTGGCGACAACGTCGGCATCCTGCTGCGCGGCACCAAGCGTGAAGACGTCGAGCGCGGCCAGGTGCTGTGCAAGCCGGGTTCGATCAAGCCCCACACCCACTTCACCGGTGAGGTGTACGTCCTGTCGAAGGACGAAGGCGGCCGTCACACCCCGTTCTTCAACAACTACCGTCCGCAGTTCTACTTCCGCACGACCGACGTCACCGGCTCCATCGAGCTGCCGGCCGACAAGGAAATGGTCATGCCGGGTGACAACGTGTCGATCACCGTCAAGCTGATCGCCCCGATCGCCATGGAAGAAGGTCTGCGCTTCGCCATCCGTGAAGGCGGTCGTACCGTCGGCGCCGGCGTGGTTGCCAAGATCATCGAGTAA
- the rpsG gene encoding 30S ribosomal protein S7 yields the protein MPRRREVPKREILPDPKFGSVELSKFMNVIMESGKKAVAERIIYGALEQVEKKAGKDPLEIFSVALNNIKPVVEVKSRRVGGANYQVPVEVRPARRIALAMRWLKESSRKRSEKSMAQRLANELLEAAEGRGGAMKKRDEVHRMAEANKAFSHFRF from the coding sequence ATGCCTCGTCGTCGCGAAGTACCCAAGCGTGAAATCCTGCCCGATCCGAAGTTTGGTTCGGTCGAGCTGTCCAAGTTCATGAACGTGATCATGGAATCCGGCAAGAAGGCCGTTGCAGAGCGCATCATCTATGGCGCCCTGGAACAGGTCGAAAAGAAGGCCGGCAAGGATCCGCTGGAAATCTTCTCTGTCGCGCTGAACAACATCAAGCCCGTGGTGGAAGTGAAGTCCCGCCGCGTGGGTGGTGCGAACTACCAGGTTCCCGTTGAAGTTCGTCCCGCCCGTCGTATCGCCCTGGCGATGCGCTGGCTGAAGGAATCGTCGCGCAAGCGTTCCGAGAAGTCGATGGCCCAACGCCTGGCCAACGAGCTGCTGGAGGCCGCTGAAGGCCGCGGCGGCGCGATGAAGAAGCGTGACGAAGTGCACCGCATGGCCGAAGCCAACAAGGCTTTCTCGCACTTCCGCTTCTAA
- the rpsJ gene encoding 30S ribosomal protein S10: protein MAQQKIRIRLKAFDYKLIDQSSAEIVETAKRTGAIVKGPVPLPTRLQRFDILRSPHVNKTSRDQFEIRTHQRLMDIVDPTDKTVDALMKLDLPAGVDVEIKLQ, encoded by the coding sequence ATGGCACAACAGAAGATCCGCATCCGCCTGAAGGCCTTCGATTACAAGCTGATCGACCAGTCGTCGGCTGAAATCGTCGAAACCGCCAAGCGTACCGGCGCCATCGTCAAGGGCCCCGTGCCCCTGCCGACCCGCCTGCAGCGCTTCGACATCCTGCGTTCGCCGCACGTCAACAAGACGTCGCGCGACCAGTTCGAAATCCGCACGCACCAGCGTCTGATGGACATCGTCGACCCGACCGACAAGACGGTTGACGCCCTGATGAAGTTGGACCTGCCCGCTGGCGTGGACGTCGAAATCAAGCTGCAGTGA
- the fusA gene encoding elongation factor G: MARKTPIERYRNIGISAHIDAGKTTTTERILFYTGVNHKIGEVHEGAATMDWMEQEQERGITITSAATTCFWKGMDMSYPEHRFNIIDTPGHVDFTIEVERSMRVLDGACMVYCAVGGVQPQSETVWRQANKYKVPRLAFVNKMDRTGANFFKVYDQMRTRLKANPVPVVIPIGAEENFKGVVDLLKMKAIIWDEASQGMKFTFEDIPAELVEDAKKWRENMIEAAAEASEELMNKYLEEGELSEEEIKLALRTRTINVEIQPMLCGTAFKNKGVQRMLDAVIDYLPSPVDIPPVGGTDDDDQPTTRKADDSEKFSALAFKLMTDPYVGQLTFVRVYSGVLNSGDSVFNPIKGKKERIGRILQMHANEREEIKEILAGDIAACVGLKDVTTGETLCDPDAIITLEKMVFPEPVIAQAVEPKTKADQEKMGIALSRLAAEDPSFRVKTDEESGQTIIAGMGELHLEIIVDRMKREFGVEANVGKPQVAYRETIRKKVTDVEGKFVRQSGGKGQYGHVVLTVEPQEPGKGFEFVDAIKGGVVPREYIPAVEKGVIDTLTSGVLAGYPVVDVKVTLTFGSYHDVDSNENAFKMAASMGFKEGCRKANPVILEPMMAVEVETPEDYAGTVMGDLSSRRGMVQGMDDMVGGGKVIKAEVPLSEMFGYSTSLRSATQGRATYTMEFKHYSEAPKNVADAIVTARAK; this comes from the coding sequence ATGGCACGCAAGACCCCGATCGAGCGCTACCGCAATATCGGTATCTCGGCCCACATTGACGCCGGCAAGACCACCACGACCGAGCGCATCCTGTTCTACACCGGTGTGAACCACAAGATCGGTGAAGTGCACGAAGGTGCCGCCACCATGGACTGGATGGAGCAGGAACAAGAGCGCGGCATCACGATCACGTCGGCCGCGACGACCTGCTTCTGGAAGGGCATGGACATGTCCTACCCGGAGCACCGCTTCAACATCATCGACACCCCGGGCCACGTCGACTTCACCATTGAAGTCGAGCGCTCGATGCGCGTGCTCGACGGCGCCTGCATGGTGTACTGCGCCGTGGGTGGCGTGCAGCCCCAGTCGGAAACCGTCTGGCGCCAGGCCAACAAGTACAAGGTGCCCCGCCTCGCGTTCGTCAACAAGATGGACCGCACCGGTGCGAACTTCTTCAAGGTCTATGACCAGATGCGCACCCGCCTGAAGGCCAACCCCGTGCCCGTGGTGATCCCCATCGGCGCGGAAGAAAACTTCAAGGGCGTCGTCGACCTCCTGAAGATGAAGGCCATCATCTGGGACGAAGCCTCGCAAGGCATGAAGTTCACCTTCGAGGACATCCCCGCCGAGCTGGTGGAAGATGCCAAGAAGTGGCGCGAGAACATGATCGAAGCCGCGGCCGAAGCGTCCGAAGAGCTGATGAACAAGTACCTCGAGGAGGGTGAACTCTCCGAAGAGGAAATCAAGCTCGCGCTGCGCACCCGCACCATCAACGTTGAAATTCAACCGATGCTGTGCGGCACCGCCTTCAAGAACAAGGGCGTGCAGCGCATGCTCGACGCCGTGATCGACTACCTGCCTTCGCCGGTGGACATCCCGCCCGTGGGCGGCACGGACGACGACGACCAGCCGACCACCCGCAAGGCCGACGACAGCGAGAAGTTTTCGGCGCTGGCGTTCAAGCTGATGACCGACCCGTACGTCGGCCAGCTGACCTTCGTGCGCGTGTACTCCGGCGTGCTGAACTCCGGCGACTCGGTCTTCAACCCGATCAAGGGCAAGAAAGAGCGCATCGGCCGTATCCTGCAGATGCACGCCAACGAGCGTGAAGAAATCAAGGAAATTCTGGCCGGTGACATCGCTGCCTGCGTGGGCCTGAAGGACGTGACCACCGGCGAAACGCTGTGTGATCCGGACGCCATCATCACGCTGGAAAAGATGGTCTTCCCCGAGCCCGTGATCGCACAGGCTGTGGAACCCAAGACCAAGGCCGACCAGGAAAAGATGGGCATCGCCCTGTCGCGCCTGGCTGCTGAAGATCCCTCGTTCCGCGTGAAGACGGACGAAGAATCGGGTCAGACCATCATCGCCGGCATGGGCGAGCTCCACCTGGAAATCATCGTCGACCGCATGAAGCGCGAATTCGGCGTGGAAGCCAACGTGGGCAAGCCCCAGGTTGCCTACCGCGAGACCATCCGCAAGAAGGTCACCGACGTCGAAGGCAAGTTCGTGCGTCAGTCGGGCGGCAAGGGCCAGTACGGTCACGTCGTGCTGACCGTCGAGCCGCAAGAGCCGGGCAAGGGCTTCGAATTCGTCGACGCCATCAAGGGCGGCGTGGTGCCCCGCGAGTACATCCCCGCGGTGGAAAAGGGCGTCATCGACACCCTGACCTCGGGCGTGCTGGCTGGCTACCCCGTGGTCGACGTCAAGGTCACCCTGACCTTCGGTTCGTATCACGATGTGGACTCGAACGAAAACGCCTTCAAGATGGCCGCTTCGATGGGCTTCAAGGAAGGTTGCCGCAAGGCCAACCCCGTGATCCTCGAGCCGATGATGGCCGTGGAAGTCGAGACGCCTGAAGACTACGCCGGCACCGTGATGGGCGACCTGTCCTCGCGTCGCGGCATGGTCCAGGGCATGGACGACATGGTCGGCGGCGGCAAGGTCATCAAGGCCGAAGTCCCGCTGTCGGAAATGTTCGGCTACTCGACCAGCCTGCGCTCGGCCACCCAGGGTCGCGCCACCTACACGATGGAGTTCAAGCACTATTCGGAAGCCCCGAAGAACGTGGCTGACGCCATCGTCACGGCACGCGCCAAGTAA
- a CDS encoding PEP-CTERM sorting domain-containing protein yields MQSTRWLAGLALVALTPLAAQATTATFDFYGNGPLLEQASTLPVFTNGALSLEVGAKAKGTSAQVVLSNTGLGVEGGAFANSIESNTGDALTLTFNQTVNLSAIQLSYWDKDGWLTTGDRATLSWGGNTLTLGTGSLQGTSGWESTSFSLSGVVGKTFTLTATGTGTQFRLAGLSATPAVPEPGTWATMGLGLLGVAALAQRRRRSAD; encoded by the coding sequence ATGCAATCGACACGCTGGCTGGCGGGTTTGGCGCTGGTTGCGCTGACACCTCTGGCGGCCCAGGCCACCACCGCCACCTTCGACTTCTACGGGAACGGACCGTTGCTGGAGCAGGCGTCGACCCTCCCCGTGTTCACCAACGGGGCGTTGTCGCTGGAGGTGGGCGCAAAAGCCAAGGGCACATCGGCTCAGGTGGTCCTGAGCAACACCGGGCTGGGGGTGGAAGGCGGCGCGTTTGCCAACAGCATCGAGAGCAACACGGGCGACGCCCTGACGCTGACCTTCAACCAGACGGTGAACCTGAGCGCCATTCAGCTCTCGTACTGGGACAAGGATGGTTGGCTCACCACCGGTGACCGCGCGACGTTGAGCTGGGGCGGCAACACGCTCACGCTGGGCACGGGCAGCCTTCAGGGCACCAGCGGCTGGGAATCGACGAGCTTCTCGCTGAGCGGCGTGGTGGGCAAGACCTTCACGCTGACAGCCACGGGAACGGGCACCCAGTTCCGCCTTGCTGGGCTGTCCGCGACACCGGCCGTGCCGGAGCCAGGCACGTGGGCCACGATGGGGCTGGGCCTGCTGGGCGTGGCCGCACTCGCGCAGCGCCGCCGCCGCAGCGCTGACTGA
- a CDS encoding DEAD/DEAH box helicase, with product MVDDEGVRFRPRLTLQTLGRGDGLLGLTPIGAFGPRGGQVTVAWADWVYTHPQGLVWTAPAAPSVLSPARSPAPAFATPEGAHRPFHRQREAEAEALDRLRTLGLRPLPHDALQWRAPALAAQLGGPERPLWSLIQEEDFGDFWAEQVPVLQREGWQVVVRPGFAHQSTPVSAWRLVVRSPDGEPVSWEPAEPLPPAVPAPTGLGAPRGMGSWLVSLGVEVAGRVLDLAPMLADLLRRDRRWLDVRQLADIDPRSLVRLRAPGGVQIEAPAAPLKAIVATLLDLLMERPATATGSLAVHPADAARLLSLADSLAASQPERAGPVGQWALQGDAGLARLAARLREAGRPPPVAPPPGLQLELRPYQLQGLAWLQHLRAQNLGGILADDMGLGKTAQALAHILTERAAGRLDRPALVVAPTSLLLNWAAEARRVAPGLRVHLWHGGQRQQHAGRLPHADLILTSYPLLWRDAAVFEALPVHLLVLDEAQTVKNAGSRAAAAVRQVPARHRLCLSGTPLENHLGELWAQFDFLMPGFLGDWRSFQRRWRDPIEKNGESVRAQLLAGRVRPFILRRRKAEVAAELPPCTDVIQAVELEGAQRRLYETVRVAADHLVRRALDRHGFQGAHLTVLDALLRLRQVCCDPALVPGAPPLPRTAPRAKLDWLRAQLPALLEAGRRILVFSQFTTMLGLVADLLDELGCPALSLTGDMPPTRRAEAVARFQAREVSVMLLSLKAGGVGLNLTAADTVIHLDPWWNPAVVRQATDRAHRLGQADPVTAYHLVVAGSIEERMLALQQRKAVLAEAVLGEDGALAEKFNEEDLVMLLAPLARSSADVGG from the coding sequence ATGGTCGACGACGAAGGGGTCCGCTTCCGGCCGCGCCTGACCCTGCAGACGCTGGGCCGTGGTGACGGGCTGCTGGGCCTCACGCCAATCGGCGCCTTCGGGCCGCGTGGCGGGCAGGTGACCGTGGCGTGGGCAGACTGGGTCTACACCCACCCGCAGGGACTGGTCTGGACGGCCCCGGCGGCGCCCTCGGTGCTGAGCCCGGCCAGGTCCCCCGCCCCTGCATTCGCGACGCCCGAGGGGGCGCACCGGCCGTTCCACCGTCAGCGCGAGGCCGAGGCCGAGGCGCTGGACCGCCTGCGCACCCTGGGCCTTCGCCCGCTGCCCCACGACGCCCTGCAATGGCGTGCCCCGGCGCTCGCGGCGCAACTGGGGGGCCCCGAGCGCCCCCTCTGGAGCCTGATTCAGGAGGAAGACTTCGGCGACTTCTGGGCCGAGCAGGTGCCCGTGCTTCAGCGTGAGGGCTGGCAGGTCGTCGTGCGCCCCGGCTTCGCCCATCAGAGCACGCCCGTGTCGGCCTGGCGGCTGGTGGTGCGCAGCCCCGACGGCGAGCCGGTCAGCTGGGAGCCGGCCGAGCCCTTGCCGCCGGCAGTGCCCGCGCCCACCGGGCTGGGTGCGCCGCGCGGCATGGGGTCGTGGCTCGTGAGCCTGGGCGTGGAGGTGGCGGGCCGCGTGCTCGACCTGGCCCCCATGCTGGCCGACCTGTTGCGTCGTGACCGGCGCTGGCTCGACGTCCGGCAACTGGCCGACATCGACCCCCGGAGTCTGGTGCGATTGCGTGCGCCCGGTGGTGTGCAGATCGAGGCGCCCGCGGCGCCCTTGAAAGCCATCGTCGCCACGCTGCTCGACCTGTTGATGGAGCGCCCCGCCACCGCCACCGGGTCGCTGGCCGTGCATCCGGCGGACGCGGCGCGCCTCCTCTCGCTGGCTGACAGCCTGGCCGCGAGCCAGCCCGAGCGTGCCGGCCCGGTGGGCCAGTGGGCGCTGCAGGGCGATGCCGGTCTGGCCCGGCTTGCCGCGCGCTTGCGGGAGGCGGGACGTCCCCCGCCTGTCGCACCGCCGCCGGGCCTCCAGCTTGAGCTGCGCCCCTACCAGCTGCAGGGCCTGGCATGGCTGCAGCACCTGCGGGCGCAGAACCTGGGCGGCATCCTGGCCGACGACATGGGCCTCGGCAAGACGGCGCAGGCCCTCGCCCACATCCTCACGGAACGCGCCGCCGGCCGGCTGGACCGACCCGCCCTGGTGGTCGCGCCCACCTCGCTGCTGCTCAACTGGGCGGCCGAGGCCCGCCGCGTTGCGCCTGGTCTGCGCGTGCACCTGTGGCACGGGGGGCAGCGGCAGCAGCATGCCGGGCGCTTGCCCCACGCGGACCTGATCCTCACGTCCTACCCCCTGCTGTGGCGTGACGCGGCCGTGTTCGAAGCGCTGCCCGTGCACCTGCTCGTGCTGGACGAGGCCCAGACCGTCAAGAACGCCGGCAGCCGGGCCGCGGCCGCCGTGCGCCAGGTGCCCGCACGGCACCGACTCTGCCTCAGCGGCACGCCGCTGGAAAACCACCTCGGTGAACTCTGGGCCCAGTTCGACTTCCTGATGCCCGGATTCCTTGGCGACTGGCGCAGCTTCCAGCGCCGCTGGCGAGACCCCATCGAGAAGAACGGCGAGTCCGTCCGCGCCCAGCTGCTGGCGGGCCGGGTTCGGCCCTTCATCCTGCGCCGCCGCAAGGCCGAGGTGGCCGCAGAACTGCCCCCGTGCACCGACGTCATCCAGGCGGTCGAGCTGGAAGGGGCGCAGCGCCGTCTGTACGAAACGGTCCGTGTCGCCGCGGACCACCTCGTGCGCCGCGCGCTGGACCGCCATGGTTTCCAAGGCGCCCACCTGACCGTGCTCGATGCCCTGCTGCGCTTGCGGCAAGTCTGCTGTGATCCGGCCCTGGTGCCCGGGGCGCCACCGCTGCCCCGCACCGCGCCCCGGGCCAAGCTCGACTGGTTGCGCGCGCAGCTACCGGCCCTGCTTGAAGCCGGCCGGCGCATCCTGGTCTTTTCGCAGTTCACGACCATGCTGGGCCTCGTCGCCGACCTGCTCGACGAACTCGGGTGCCCTGCGCTGTCCCTGACTGGAGACATGCCGCCCACCCGACGCGCCGAGGCCGTCGCCCGTTTTCAGGCCCGCGAGGTGTCGGTGATGCTGCTGAGTCTCAAGGCTGGCGGGGTGGGGCTCAACCTCACCGCGGCCGACACCGTCATCCACCTCGACCCCTGGTGGAACCCCGCCGTGGTGCGTCAGGCCACCGACCGCGCCCACCGCCTGGGGCAGGCCGATCCCGTCACCGCCTACCACCTGGTCGTGGCGGGCAGCATCGAAGAACGCATGCTGGCACTGCAGCAGCGCAAGGCCGTCCTGGCCGAGGCGGTGCTCGGTGAGGATGGCGCTCTGGCCGAGAAATTCAACGAGGAGGACCTCGTCATGCTGCTCGCCCCCCTGGCGCGCTCCTCGGCCGATGTCGGCGGTTGA